The following are from one region of the Armatimonadota bacterium genome:
- a CDS encoding 2-C-methyl-D-erythritol 2,4-cyclodiphosphate synthase: MKTVAALIVAAGRGSRFGGDLPKVFVDLCGVPLFVWSLRAFDACPLVDRLFLAVSEEYRDHARDLCGCAGLSKPCSILPGGARRQDTVYGSLLAMECEAPEIIAIHDGARPLIDGQTIERSIELARERGACVTAAQVTDTIKHASASGEVIATPDRSELWRAQTPQTFRFPLLLECYRRAEAECWQVTDDASVVERCGHPVHINPCTDLNMKVTTPRDLIIAQALLGGAPPAIPPRVGTGYDVHALTEGRRLIIGGVEIPHEKGLSGHSDADVLIHAIVDAILGAAALGDIGKLFPDTDATYKDMDSAMFLREAGRRVMEMGLRISHVDATVVAQRPKLAPHIPAMRKNIAGALGIDVACVSVKATTTERLGFEGREEGISAQAVATVVAVR; encoded by the coding sequence GTGAAGACGGTCGCCGCGCTTATCGTTGCGGCGGGAAGGGGCAGCCGGTTTGGCGGAGACCTGCCCAAGGTCTTCGTGGACCTTTGCGGCGTGCCCCTGTTCGTCTGGTCCCTACGGGCATTTGACGCCTGCCCCTTGGTGGATCGGCTGTTTCTTGCAGTCTCAGAGGAGTACCGGGATCATGCCCGCGACCTGTGCGGGTGCGCCGGTCTTAGCAAGCCCTGCAGCATACTCCCGGGAGGCGCGCGGCGGCAGGACACGGTGTATGGGAGCCTGCTGGCGATGGAGTGCGAGGCGCCGGAGATCATTGCGATCCACGATGGCGCAAGGCCGCTCATCGACGGGCAGACTATCGAACGCTCCATCGAACTTGCCCGAGAGCGTGGCGCCTGCGTCACCGCTGCGCAGGTGACCGACACCATCAAGCACGCCTCGGCTTCCGGCGAGGTTATCGCAACTCCGGACCGCAGCGAACTGTGGCGAGCCCAGACTCCCCAGACCTTCCGCTTCCCTCTGCTGCTTGAGTGCTATCGCCGCGCCGAAGCCGAGTGCTGGCAGGTGACCGACGACGCTTCGGTCGTCGAGCGCTGCGGCCACCCGGTGCATATCAACCCGTGCACGGACCTGAACATGAAAGTCACCACGCCGCGGGACCTCATCATTGCACAGGCACTTCTCGGCGGGGCTCCGCCTGCGATCCCCCCCCGAGTGGGCACAGGTTACGACGTGCACGCCCTGACCGAGGGCCGCAGACTCATCATCGGCGGGGTGGAGATCCCTCATGAGAAGGGCCTGTCAGGGCACTCCGATGCGGATGTGCTGATCCATGCGATCGTGGACGCGATCCTGGGAGCGGCGGCGCTGGGGGACATTGGCAAGCTGTTTCCCGACACGGACGCGACATATAAGGACATGGACAGCGCGATGTTCCTTCGCGAGGCCGGCAGGCGTGTGATGGAGATGGGCCTGCGCATTTCCCATGTGGACGCCACGGTGGTTGCCCAGAGGCCGAAGCTTGCGCCTCACATTCCGGCGATGCGCAAGAATATTGCCGGTGCCCTGGGAATTGACGTGGCCTGCGTGAGCGTGAAGGCGACCACCACGGAGCGCCTGGGCTTCGAGGGCAGGGAAGAGGG
- a CDS encoding TRAM domain-containing protein encodes MILLRGLWSLFVAAMTFVGVILANNGANIILRQLDLQAAESRDEIMFRIGFSVVGGLIGFLFGLMSFRKLISWVTEMEKVPLLDKIAAVAGVLIGLTVAILFTTPFANSENWGLPIRIAACVVGIILGIGFSMSAKEQILYIFPSLAPEKHVGPARLEPCAPKMLDTNIIIDGRIADIAAVGFLEGRILIPGFVLQELRHIAGSADSLKRARGRRGLDMLNRLKQVEGVETAVFEDYPPELDMAEEVDQRLVSLADLVGATVVTNDYSVNEIAKLKGVRTINVNELANAMKPVFLPGENMTVTVVKEGREAGQGVAYLDDGTMVVVEGGAEYLGQMIPVVVTSVLQTTAGKMIFSDLVDEDGNSASGSTVRKGRDRK; translated from the coding sequence ATGATACTGCTGCGGGGCCTGTGGTCACTTTTTGTGGCCGCGATGACCTTTGTCGGGGTCATTTTGGCCAATAACGGTGCGAATATCATCCTGCGACAACTGGATCTGCAAGCGGCCGAATCCCGCGATGAGATCATGTTCCGGATCGGATTCAGCGTCGTGGGTGGGCTCATCGGGTTCCTCTTCGGCCTCATGTCTTTCCGCAAACTCATCTCCTGGGTCACGGAGATGGAGAAGGTTCCCCTGCTGGACAAGATTGCGGCAGTGGCGGGTGTGCTCATCGGCCTGACTGTTGCGATTTTATTCACAACTCCCTTCGCAAACAGCGAAAACTGGGGTCTGCCGATCCGCATTGCCGCCTGCGTGGTGGGGATTATCCTCGGCATCGGCTTCTCAATGAGCGCCAAGGAGCAGATCTTGTACATCTTCCCCAGCCTGGCGCCCGAAAAGCACGTGGGGCCGGCGCGGTTAGAGCCCTGTGCGCCCAAGATGCTGGACACCAATATCATCATTGATGGGCGTATTGCGGACATCGCAGCGGTGGGGTTCCTGGAGGGCCGCATCCTGATACCCGGCTTTGTGCTTCAGGAACTGCGGCATATCGCCGGGTCCGCGGATAGCCTCAAGCGCGCCCGCGGCCGACGCGGGCTGGACATGCTCAACCGCCTCAAGCAGGTGGAGGGCGTGGAGACGGCGGTTTTCGAGGATTATCCCCCTGAACTGGACATGGCTGAAGAAGTGGACCAGCGGCTGGTAAGCCTTGCCGACCTCGTGGGCGCGACGGTTGTCACCAATGACTACAGCGTGAATGAGATTGCAAAGCTCAAGGGCGTGCGTACGATCAACGTCAATGAGCTCGCGAATGCAATGAAGCCCGTGTTCCTGCCCGGCGAGAACATGACTGTGACCGTGGTCAAGGAAGGCAGGGAGGCCGGGCAGGGCGTCGCCTACTTGGACGACGGCACCATGGTTGTGGTTGAGGGCGGGGCAGAGTACCTGGGGCAGATGATCCCGGTGGTGGTCACCAGCGTTCTGCAGACCACCGCGGGGAAGATGATCTTTTCCGACCTCGTCGATGAGGACGGCAATTCCGCATCAGGGTCGACCGTTCGCAAGGGTCGCGACCGGAAGTGA
- a CDS encoding metal-dependent hydrolase, producing MLSVKSLGHACYVLSDGAYTLIFDPWLTGNPDAVCGPDEVKVDYILPSHGHGDHLGDAVAISKAQGAPIVAVAELCAYCSRKGATAISMHIGGRREFPFGSVKLTPAFHGSAVMGDDLIEYTGLACGFLVEIGGRRAYFAGDTGLFGDMSLIPGRQGLDLAILPIGDNYTMGAEDALRAVEFLRPKVVIPTHYHAFEAIRTDPSGFAEEVRNIGVECRVLAPGEETEI from the coding sequence ATGCTCTCCGTGAAGAGCCTGGGGCATGCCTGCTATGTACTCTCCGATGGTGCGTATACACTGATTTTCGACCCGTGGCTTACCGGCAACCCGGACGCCGTTTGTGGTCCGGATGAGGTGAAGGTGGACTACATTCTGCCTTCCCACGGGCACGGCGACCATCTCGGCGACGCTGTGGCGATATCCAAAGCTCAGGGCGCACCCATCGTTGCTGTGGCCGAGCTGTGTGCCTACTGCTCCCGGAAGGGCGCGACTGCCATTTCCATGCACATTGGAGGACGGCGCGAGTTCCCATTCGGATCAGTCAAGCTGACCCCGGCTTTTCACGGCTCGGCGGTGATGGGTGACGACCTGATTGAGTACACCGGCCTGGCCTGCGGCTTCCTGGTTGAGATCGGTGGCCGCCGAGCATACTTCGCGGGCGACACCGGCCTTTTCGGAGACATGTCCCTGATTCCCGGCCGACAGGGCCTCGATCTGGCGATCTTGCCCATTGGCGACAACTACACCATGGGCGCGGAGGACGCGCTCCGCGCCGTGGAGTTCCTGCGTCCGAAGGTGGTGATTCCGACCCACTATCATGCTTTCGAAGCGATCCGTACCGACCCGTCCGGCTTCGCCGAAGAGGTCCGAAACATCGGGGTCGAGTGTCGCGTCCTCGCCCCAGGGGAGGAGACTGAGATCTGA
- a CDS encoding EsaB/YukD family protein → MGKVNVTIMDTTGNKEQKASLPDDAPVRRIIARLVEMMSLPQAGSDGQPMSYKFHHKRSGQQLKDEQTLAEAGVQEGDILRLLPEITAG, encoded by the coding sequence GTGGGCAAGGTCAACGTCACGATCATGGACACCACGGGAAACAAGGAGCAGAAGGCCAGCCTGCCTGACGACGCTCCTGTGCGGCGGATCATCGCGCGGCTGGTGGAGATGATGAGCCTGCCCCAGGCGGGGTCCGACGGCCAGCCGATGAGCTACAAGTTCCACCACAAGCGTTCCGGCCAGCAACTCAAGGATGAGCAGACCCTCGCGGAAGCCGGCGTCCAGGAGGGGGACATTCTGCGCCTCCTGCCGGAGATTACGGCGGGCTGA
- a CDS encoding ThiF family adenylyltransferase, translated as MTDTDPREDDVLDVDLDEDRYARLRLIPWWDQERLADARLMVVGAGALGNEICKNLALLGVGRVFIVDMDSIEDTNLTRSILFRHEDEGKPKATVAARAMSEINPDVRPRAFIGNVIHDLGQGVFRDMDIIFGGLDNREARVWINAVCWKLGKPWVDGAIEAMHGFARMFVPPDGPCYECTMSAQDYRLLNMRRSCALLTRDDVIQGKVPTTPTTASVIAGVQVQEAIKWLHRDRNLPGLRGQGFVYNGLTHDSYVVSYQKRDDCPAHDTIERLEETGWRAEHTTVGEALEFIRQRVSAKAVLEFDREICLTFQCRHCGTEEPVFQPLGRLTGENARCPDCDRTREPVSIHAVTGTEDFLDKSLADIGVPKYDIVRGREGMNEVCFVLDGDRAEVLGEEG; from the coding sequence ATGACCGACACCGACCCGCGCGAGGACGACGTCCTCGATGTTGATCTCGACGAGGACCGCTATGCCAGGCTGCGGCTGATCCCCTGGTGGGATCAGGAGCGCCTTGCGGACGCGCGACTCATGGTGGTGGGCGCGGGAGCCCTCGGTAACGAAATCTGCAAGAACCTTGCCCTTCTCGGGGTCGGGCGCGTCTTCATCGTGGACATGGACAGCATCGAAGACACCAACCTCACCCGCAGCATACTCTTCCGCCACGAAGATGAGGGCAAGCCGAAAGCTACCGTGGCGGCGCGTGCGATGAGTGAGATCAATCCCGATGTGCGCCCGAGGGCTTTCATCGGCAATGTCATCCATGATCTCGGCCAAGGCGTATTCCGGGACATGGACATTATCTTCGGCGGCCTGGACAACCGAGAGGCCAGGGTCTGGATCAACGCGGTCTGCTGGAAACTGGGCAAGCCCTGGGTGGACGGGGCAATCGAAGCGATGCACGGGTTCGCGCGTATGTTCGTGCCTCCCGACGGGCCCTGCTATGAATGTACCATGTCCGCCCAGGACTACCGGCTGCTCAACATGCGGCGCTCCTGCGCCCTGCTCACCCGGGATGATGTGATCCAGGGCAAAGTGCCGACCACGCCCACGACCGCGTCAGTCATCGCCGGTGTGCAGGTGCAGGAAGCGATCAAATGGCTGCACCGGGATCGCAACCTTCCTGGCCTGCGCGGGCAGGGGTTCGTCTACAACGGCCTTACCCACGACAGCTATGTGGTCAGCTACCAGAAGCGTGACGACTGCCCCGCCCACGACACCATTGAGCGCCTGGAGGAGACCGGCTGGCGCGCGGAGCACACTACCGTGGGTGAGGCGCTGGAATTCATCCGACAGCGCGTCTCGGCGAAAGCAGTGCTGGAGTTTGATCGCGAGATCTGCCTCACATTCCAGTGCCGGCACTGCGGGACTGAAGAACCGGTCTTCCAGCCCCTGGGCAGACTGACCGGCGAGAACGCGCGCTGTCCGGACTGCGACCGCACACGGGAACCGGTGTCCATACATGCGGTGACCGGGACCGAAGACTTCCTGGATAAGAGCCTTGCGGACATCGGGGTACCGAAATACGACATCGTGCGCGGCCGCGAGGGGATGAATGAGGTCTGCTTCGTGCTGGACGGGGACCGGGCCGAGGTGCTTGGCGAGGAAGGGTAG
- a CDS encoding sulfatase, producing the protein MPDRLPNILLAISDDQAWPHASAYGCPFVNTPNFDRVANEGVLFSHAYCTAPSCSPSRASLLTGRNPWQLREGGILWSLLPAEFDVYPDILERVGYHVGHTYKGWGPGSIEMSGRTRNPAGPGYNERQNDPPTSRMSRNDYAANFGDFLAERPEGAPFCFWYGAKEPHRVYEKGSGLRAGKRLEDVVVPPYLPDCEEVRSDLLDYALEIEWFDEHLGRMLGMIEEIGELDNTLIVVTGDNGLPFPRAKANLYEQGMHVPMAIRYGEKVPGGRTVTDFTTFVDLAPTFLEAAGLEIPDNMTGRSLMPVLTSGRQGRVDPERDHVLTGIERHAYCRASNMGYPSRCIRTDEFVYIRNFEPDRWPAGDPPAFGDIDGSPTKNYMIANRDAPEVRPLYELAFGKRPAEELYAVRDGYACTCNLADDEGYAREKQTLRERMERELTEQKDPRMLGDGGVFETYPYVPIVQNPATAAEFVGMDDLRANGLVD; encoded by the coding sequence ATGCCTGACAGACTGCCCAACATCCTGCTTGCCATCTCCGATGACCAGGCATGGCCACATGCAAGCGCCTACGGTTGCCCCTTCGTCAATACCCCCAACTTCGACCGGGTAGCGAATGAAGGTGTGCTTTTCAGCCACGCCTACTGCACAGCTCCCTCCTGCAGTCCCTCGCGGGCAAGTCTTCTGACAGGACGCAACCCGTGGCAGCTTCGGGAGGGTGGCATTCTGTGGAGCCTTCTGCCCGCTGAGTTCGACGTCTACCCGGACATTCTGGAGCGCGTTGGCTACCACGTGGGGCACACGTACAAGGGCTGGGGACCGGGGAGCATCGAGATGAGCGGGCGCACCAGGAATCCCGCCGGGCCCGGGTACAACGAGCGTCAGAATGACCCTCCGACTAGCCGTATGAGCCGGAACGACTATGCGGCCAACTTCGGCGATTTCCTGGCAGAGCGGCCTGAAGGCGCCCCGTTCTGCTTCTGGTATGGAGCGAAAGAGCCGCACCGGGTGTACGAGAAGGGCTCGGGTCTGCGTGCGGGCAAGCGGCTTGAGGATGTGGTGGTGCCGCCGTACCTGCCCGACTGCGAAGAGGTGCGCAGCGACCTGCTCGACTATGCGCTGGAGATCGAGTGGTTCGACGAGCACCTCGGGCGCATGCTGGGCATGATCGAAGAGATTGGCGAGCTTGACAATACGCTCATTGTGGTCACCGGTGACAACGGTCTGCCCTTCCCGCGCGCAAAGGCCAACCTCTACGAGCAGGGCATGCATGTGCCGATGGCCATCCGCTATGGGGAGAAGGTTCCGGGTGGACGCACCGTCACCGACTTCACGACCTTTGTTGATCTCGCGCCCACGTTCCTGGAAGCCGCGGGCCTGGAGATCCCCGACAACATGACCGGGCGGAGCCTCATGCCAGTCCTGACATCAGGCCGGCAGGGCCGCGTTGACCCGGAGCGCGACCATGTGCTCACGGGCATTGAGCGCCACGCATACTGCCGTGCCAGTAACATGGGCTATCCGAGCCGATGCATCCGGACCGATGAGTTCGTCTACATCCGCAACTTCGAACCCGACCGCTGGCCGGCCGGTGATCCACCGGCTTTCGGCGACATTGACGGCTCGCCCACGAAGAACTACATGATCGCCAACAGAGACGCACCGGAGGTCCGGCCGCTGTACGAACTGGCTTTCGGCAAGCGCCCCGCGGAAGAGTTGTATGCGGTCAGGGACGGGTATGCCTGCACCTGTAACCTGGCGGATGACGAGGGTTACGCCAGGGAGAAGCAGACCCTGCGGGAGCGGATGGAGCGGGAACTGACGGAACAGAAGGACCCGCGCATGCTGGGGGACGGCGGGGTTTTCGAGACTTACCCGTATGTGCCGATTGTCCAGAATCCCGCCACCGCCGCTGAGTTCGTGGGCATGGACGACCTTCGAGCCAACGGGCTGGTGGACTGA
- a CDS encoding glycosyltransferase, with translation MNTAEHGTPQVSIVIPVYNEEETLPHLHEALVQALGDMDRSWEVILVNDGSSDRSKEAMDRIVDSDPRFVGVHLRRNFGQTAAMAAGFDQARGELVVAMDADLQNDPLDVPRLLDKMDEGYDVVSGWRKDRKDQWLTRILPSRIANWMISTATGVHLHDYGCSLKVYRREVLADVRLYGEMHRFIPALAYWAGGRVAEVEVTHHPRRFGKSKYGLNRIMKVALDLMTVKFLLSYSTKPIQVFGRWGLYSSLAGFLLGLWLSFERLVLGHSIGNRPALILAVLLIVVGMQLITMGLLAEMQTRTYYESHGKRIYYIREVRRNEATAQE, from the coding sequence ATGAACACCGCCGAGCACGGAACCCCGCAGGTCTCCATCGTCATCCCTGTCTACAACGAGGAAGAGACTCTCCCCCACCTTCACGAAGCGCTGGTTCAGGCCCTGGGCGATATGGACAGGTCCTGGGAGGTCATCCTGGTCAACGACGGCAGCTCCGACCGCAGCAAGGAAGCGATGGACCGCATCGTGGATAGCGACCCTCGGTTCGTCGGGGTTCACCTGCGCCGCAATTTCGGCCAGACCGCGGCCATGGCAGCCGGGTTCGATCAGGCTCGCGGAGAGCTAGTTGTTGCGATGGATGCGGATTTGCAGAATGACCCCCTCGACGTTCCCCGCCTGCTGGACAAGATGGACGAGGGCTACGACGTGGTCAGCGGCTGGCGCAAGGACCGCAAAGACCAGTGGCTCACGCGCATCCTGCCCTCGCGGATCGCTAACTGGATGATCTCCACTGCAACGGGTGTGCACCTCCACGACTATGGCTGCTCGCTCAAGGTCTACCGCCGGGAAGTCCTCGCCGATGTCCGCCTGTATGGCGAGATGCACCGCTTCATCCCGGCCCTTGCCTACTGGGCCGGCGGGCGCGTCGCCGAGGTAGAAGTCACCCATCACCCGCGGCGTTTTGGCAAGAGCAAGTACGGACTGAACCGCATCATGAAGGTCGCACTGGACCTCATGACCGTGAAGTTTCTGCTCTCATACTCGACGAAACCGATCCAGGTTTTCGGGCGGTGGGGACTTTACAGCTCACTGGCGGGGTTCCTGCTGGGCCTGTGGCTTTCTTTCGAGCGACTGGTGCTGGGTCACTCCATCGGCAACCGGCCTGCCCTGATCCTGGCCGTGCTGCTTATCGTGGTGGGCATGCAGCTTATCACCATGGGCCTGCTGGCGGAGATGCAGACCCGCACATACTACGAGTCCCACGGCAAGCGCATTTACTACATCCGCGAGGTGCGCCGGAACGAGGCCACGGCGCAGGAGTAG
- a CDS encoding GDP-mannose 4,6-dehydratase — protein sequence MEDVYPCLVTGAAGFIASHLSESLAQAGHPVVGIDCFDPYYDERLKRRNLECVCANPGFSFVQGDVCDGEMLGRVFTEHKPRIVFHLAARAGVRGSIQDPELYTRMNVDATVTLLEAARKHGVERFVLASSSSVYGASNSLPFSEDQRIDKPESPYAATKVAAEALCYTYSRIHKLPVTCLRFFTVYGPRQRPDLAISKFVGLMLQGKPIPVYGDGTASRDFTFVGDIVRGIVATMRAPELGEPGCFEVINLGSDRPITVLQMVEGIEAALGQKAVIDWQPPAPGDVPHTWASVEKAGQLLQWKPQTSLADGLSAFVDWYRENLV from the coding sequence ATGGAAGATGTGTACCCCTGCCTCGTGACCGGAGCGGCCGGGTTCATCGCATCCCATCTCAGCGAGTCCCTGGCGCAAGCCGGACACCCCGTCGTGGGCATCGATTGTTTCGACCCGTACTATGATGAGCGGCTAAAGCGCCGCAATCTGGAATGCGTATGCGCCAATCCCGGCTTCAGCTTCGTACAGGGCGATGTGTGCGACGGCGAGATGCTGGGGCGCGTCTTCACTGAACACAAGCCGCGGATCGTGTTCCACCTTGCGGCGCGCGCCGGAGTGCGAGGGTCAATCCAGGACCCCGAGCTTTACACCCGGATGAACGTGGATGCCACGGTGACGCTGCTCGAGGCCGCGCGAAAGCACGGCGTGGAGCGGTTCGTGCTGGCCTCGTCGTCTTCGGTATATGGTGCCTCCAACAGCCTGCCATTCTCCGAGGACCAGCGCATTGACAAGCCCGAGTCGCCGTACGCGGCGACGAAAGTCGCGGCGGAGGCCCTCTGCTACACCTACAGCCGGATCCACAAGCTGCCGGTGACCTGCCTGCGATTCTTCACGGTATATGGCCCGCGCCAGAGGCCGGACCTCGCGATCAGCAAGTTCGTGGGCCTCATGCTGCAGGGCAAGCCGATCCCTGTCTACGGCGATGGCACTGCGAGCCGCGACTTCACCTTCGTGGGGGACATCGTGCGCGGGATCGTTGCCACGATGCGCGCGCCCGAGTTGGGCGAGCCCGGGTGCTTCGAGGTCATCAACCTGGGGAGCGACCGGCCGATCACGGTGCTGCAGATGGTGGAGGGCATCGAGGCGGCGCTGGGTCAGAAGGCGGTCATCGACTGGCAGCCGCCGGCACCGGGAGACGTGCCACACACATGGGCAAGCGTGGAGAAAGCCGGGCAGTTGCTGCAATGGAAGCCTCAGACCAGCCTGGCGGATGGCCTGTCGGCGTTTGTCGACTGGTACAGGGAGAATCTGGTCTGA
- a CDS encoding PEP-CTERM sorting domain-containing protein yields the protein MRPMVLSVVVLGTLVTHCFGATINQFGGAYSQWPGSWNPILSLNDPDDGVEAQLDFVGSAASPGAYWAMDDNYLYFRTRVDVDTVSASTFEDTLFVLIDRPGQGIAGQPDYGLAWDTKGLKNLGEEDQHGLEFTVLETTGGSWASTRMNDIDGNVAKKLVPPDISNTGDGYIRTTDEVWTEDFGNTTLVDWAVSWDYLAANSTLNPGQTWYIQLGSIANATDHNNIATDVAGGHSPGEIGLTWSDPVPVQTQDIPEPGTRWLLMFGIGLSLIRLRGNRKPQAKVGS from the coding sequence ATGCGGCCCATGGTGCTTTCGGTCGTGGTGCTCGGCACCCTTGTCACGCACTGCTTCGGCGCGACTATCAATCAGTTCGGCGGCGCCTATTCGCAGTGGCCCGGCAGCTGGAACCCGATTCTCAGCCTGAATGACCCGGATGACGGCGTTGAGGCACAGCTGGATTTCGTCGGCAGCGCTGCATCCCCCGGCGCGTACTGGGCGATGGACGACAATTACCTGTATTTCCGCACCCGCGTGGACGTGGACACGGTCAGTGCCAGTACCTTCGAGGACACACTGTTCGTCCTGATAGACCGGCCGGGCCAGGGAATTGCAGGGCAGCCGGACTACGGACTGGCTTGGGACACGAAGGGTCTCAAGAACCTTGGGGAGGAGGACCAGCACGGGCTGGAGTTCACCGTACTCGAAACCACCGGCGGTTCCTGGGCCAGCACACGCATGAACGACATAGACGGGAACGTTGCGAAGAAACTTGTCCCACCAGACATAAGCAACACCGGCGATGGGTATATTCGCACAACGGACGAGGTGTGGACGGAAGATTTCGGAAACACAACTCTGGTAGACTGGGCCGTGTCCTGGGACTATCTGGCTGCAAACTCAACCCTTAATCCAGGACAGACCTGGTATATACAATTGGGGAGCATCGCGAACGCCACAGACCACAATAACATTGCGACCGATGTCGCTGGTGGCCATTCCCCCGGCGAGATCGGGTTGACGTGGAGCGATCCGGTGCCCGTACAGACGCAGGACATCCCGGAACCGGGCACGCGTTGGCTTTTGATGTTCGGGATTGGGCTCTCTCTTATCAGGCTCCGGGGAAACCGAAAACCGCAGGCGAAAGTCGGGTCCTGA
- a CDS encoding methyltransferase domain-containing protein, whose amino-acid sequence MTQPRRFVSRAGEKLAFALEHFGISPAGLVCADLGCHTGGFTHCLLEYGAARVYSVDTSKNILDWNLRNDSRVVVLERTNALYVQLPEAVDLVTVDVGWTRQGVVIPKAAELLKPGGRIISLIKPHYEATEKERIRGKVRTELVEEVVARVMDELRGLGFEVSEAVESPLLGSKGGNKEFLVAIET is encoded by the coding sequence ATGACACAGCCGCGCCGGTTCGTGAGCCGCGCCGGCGAGAAACTCGCTTTCGCGCTGGAGCATTTCGGCATCAGTCCCGCAGGCCTTGTGTGCGCCGACCTCGGCTGCCATACGGGCGGCTTCACCCATTGCCTGCTGGAGTATGGCGCGGCCCGTGTGTATTCCGTTGACACAAGCAAGAACATTCTCGACTGGAACCTGCGCAATGATTCCCGCGTCGTGGTGCTGGAGCGCACCAATGCCTTGTATGTTCAACTCCCCGAGGCCGTGGACCTTGTGACTGTGGATGTGGGCTGGACCAGGCAGGGGGTGGTCATCCCGAAGGCCGCGGAGCTCCTCAAGCCGGGGGGGCGGATCATCAGCCTCATCAAGCCGCATTACGAGGCGACGGAAAAGGAGCGCATCCGGGGAAAAGTGCGGACTGAGCTTGTGGAGGAAGTTGTGGCGCGGGTTATGGATGAACTGCGAGGTCTGGGGTTTGAGGTGAGCGAAGCCGTCGAGTCACCTCTGCTGGGCAGCAAAGGCGGGAACAAGGAATTCCTGGTGGCGATCGAGACGTGA